The DNA segment TACCTTGTAGGCCAAATTGATAACGAAGTCGGCTCTGACGATTTTGGAGATTTCGAACTGTAATGAAGATATTGCAAATCAACGGACTGACTCAAATCAGTGCTAAACCAGAACAAACGATTCTTGAAGCAATGGAAGATGCGAGGCTGGAACCTGAGTTCATGTGTCGTGATGGCCATTGTGGCGCATGTAAATGCGAATTGGCGTCTGGTGAGGTGGAATACGTTGGTTTTGCATTAGCTTTTACTCAGCCGACTGAGATTTTGCCTTGCATCTGTAAAGCGAAATCCAATCTTGTATTGAGTAAAGTTCGCTATCAGGCGGCGAAGAAAAGAGCTTAGTCAGAACGTTTGATCGCCTACCCCAAGGCTGTGATCCAACATCTTGTATCGCTGACACTTAAAACAATGCCGGTGGTAACTGTTTAATTTAAAGAACCGTTACCACCGGCATTTTTGATCGTTGAAAAACTCAATTCCAATTAAAAATCGTAGCTAATACTTACCGTGGTATAGATTTCATCATTACTTTTATCAGAAGCCACGTCTGTGTTGTAAATGTATTGCGCATCCAACACTAATGCCACATCCCCAACTAAAATGTTTTTCAAATTGGCGCCAAGGGTGTATTTGGTGTTCGATTCACCATAATCAACTTCAGCGTCACCACCAACAGATAACGTATCCGTCACTTTAGTTTTCGCATTTAAGAAGCCATTAGCGGTAAGATCTTCAGATACTTGCCCTGGGTGATCAACATCATCCGGTTGACGTTCACTGCGGCGATAACCCGGACCACCACCAATATTCACTTTGGTGTATTCCGTATCTACAAGTGCTCTCTCTAAGCCTGCAGTAACCGAGTATACTTCACGGTAAGTTTCATACTGATCGTGCTCATATTCATTATCAATAAAAACTTTATATTTTTCGGCCACTTGGTAAGACAGTTTGTAACCTAAGTTGTACTTATTGGTTCCATCATCTTCTGAATCAGAAGTCTTGGTGTAGTAGCTACTGCCCGTGAAATCATTCGTCCATTTGGCTTTTTCATATTTGAGCCAACCGCCTGTATTCAATGAAGTAGAAGTCGTTGAGGCATTAGAATAAAGAAAACCCAGCTTGGCACCGCCAGAGAATTGACCTTCATCTTTAGAGGTCGTTTCATCAGCAGCGAAAGCAGAAGTTGAAGCAAGTAGAATTGAAAAAGAGGAAAATAACGCTGTTAATTTCATGTTAACGTCTCGTTTTGTGAATTTAACAACGATAGTAAAGATCTAGATCACATTTGTCATGTCAATATCATGCAAGTGGTTATTAATTAGGCGCATTAACTACGATTACCCATCTTAGGCTTATCAACCTTGGGAATAGGCTAAACGTTCAAAATGCCCTACTTGCGACAACATATCGCCTGTGTTAGCAAAACGGCGAAGCATATCTAGCATCACTGTCGCCAACAACGTTTGCTGCGCTTTTAACTGATAATCACGTTTAAAGTTTACTTGCTGAGCAAAATATCGCTCCCCAGTTAAAATCACTAAAGCAAAACTGCTGCCTTCCATTTTATAGTTCGCGAGAATAATGTCTGATCCGGTATCTTGACGGTATTCTTCTCCCAGTAATAGAGCATCAGATAATTCTGAGATCTCAGGAGCTTGATTATCAACTAGGCTTTGTACGAATTGAGATTGTGCTGTCGGTTCTAATGATAACGACCGGGCTAATTCCCCACCAGTCACCTGCTCTACAACGGATAACTGCCATTGCTGTTGCTGCAATAGTTCACCAATCACCTGATTTAATGTTTTATTGACGCCAAGCGTAAAGTCTTTCAAACGCTCACAAATCTCTGTAATCACAGCGGCAATGTGGGCGTCTTGGTAGCGACTGAATACCTTCACCTCGATAAATGGCATATATGAACGGTAACCTAGGCTGAAGCCATCAGGTAAATCAACCGTTTTGAGCAAATCGGCAATGCCTGATTCACCTAAACCAAACGTATAAATCTTATTACATTCTAAGCGTTCAACATGAGGGAAACGCTGCTTCATTCTTGGCAGGATCTCATCATTGATCATACGCTTAAATTCAAACGGAACACCTGGAGTAAAGAAAACCACTGCGTCATTTAATTCAATGCTGAAACCACACGCCGTACCAACAGAATTATTTATCATCTCTGCCCCTTGTGGCAGCATGGCTTGTTTTTCATTACTTGCCGCCATAGGACGTCCTACGCGAGTAAAATACTGCGTCATAATTTCAAGCCAGCTTTGATTGAGCTCCAGTTCGACACCTTGCGCCTGAGCCGCCGCCAACGCACTTAGATCATCACTGGTTGGCCCGAGTCCACCATTAACAATCACGATATCGCTTTTCAGGCTCAAAGCCACAATTTCTTGTTTGAGCTCTTCCAGTTGGTCACCCACTGTTGAGCGATAATGCAGCGCAAATCCTTGCTCAAAAAAGCGTTCTGATAGCCATGAAGCATTGGTATCGACAATATCGCCATGCAACACTTCTTCGCCAGTACTCAACATTGAAACCTTGACCATCCTACATCCTTATTCTTATCAGTTTTAAATGATTGAAACACAAGCCCCTGCTATTGAGCAATGGATTCTTTTATCTCGGTCACAACATATTCTTTGAATCGCCCGCTATAATAAAACCACACCCACAGTTTATGTTTATCTGATGAGGGAATTATGACCAATCCAGTGTTATTTATTGCCAATATTTCAGGCCATGCGACGCCTCAAACTCTACAGCACCTTGCGCATGTTACCCATGAACATGGCGGAAGTTGGATCATCAGTAAAATTAATTACCTCGATGACCAAGTCGCTGGCCTGATCAAAATTCAATCCCCTGAAGCCAATCTCGAATTTATTCAAACTGCATTTGATGAAGCGCCAGGCTTACAAGTTCAATTTGCACAATCGCAAGAAAACAAACATGCTGAAGATGATGTCTACGAGTTACGATTTGATAGCCAAGAGCGCTCTGGCCTAATTCAAGAAATTACTCACATTCTCGAACGAGAAAGAGCCCATATCCTGAGCATAGATACACAGCGGCTATTCCTAGCTGGAAAAGAAGGCATTAATGCTAATTTATTCACTTCACAATTTAGTATTACCATTCCAGAGGAAACCAATATTAAAGATGTGATAGCAGAACTTGAAGCCATTACTCGTGGTACTCGCGTGATAGATCTCACTGAAATTCTCACCAAGTAAAATCAATCACAATTCAAACGTGACAAAAATGTTCAATATGGCATTCTGAATTGTAAGGGGGAGTAACAAAGCTCCCCTAATAATAAGGAGTGCAACATGTTAAGGACGATTACCCAATTATTTCCATTGTGGGCCATATTGATATCATTCGTGGCCTACTTCCAACCCGCTTTATTTCAACCGCTGAAAGGCTACATTGTGCCACTGCTCGTCATTATTATGATGGCCATGGGCTTAACCCTCACCGCAGGTGATTTTGCCAATGTCGTCAAACAGAAACTCGCCATCACTGTAGGCATCATTTTACAATTCACCATCATGCCTTTAGTCGCGCTGATGATCAGCTTTGTATTAGGCTTTTCACCAGAATTAACCGTGGGCATGGTATTAGTTGGCAGTGTTGCTGGCGGTACCTCTTCCAATGTAATGTGCTACTTAGCGAAAGGCGATGTCGCTTTATCCATTTCCATGACGGCCATCTCTACCCTACTTGGCGTAGTATTGACACCGCTTTTATCTGAAATGTTAGCAGGACAAGCGGTTGATGTCCCTGCCGCTGCCATGCTGATGAGCTTAGTAAAAATCGTATTATTGCCAGTTGCGATTGGTATTGTTATCAATCAATTTGCGCATGGTTTCACTAAAAAATTAGAACCGGTTCTACCTGTTGTTTCTATGGTTGCGATCGTAATGATCATCGGGATTGTGATTGCTTTGAATGCTTCACAGTTTGCCGCCATTGGTCCAATCATTGCGTTAGCTGTGGTACTTCATAATGGCTTTGGTTTGCTATCCGGTTACTGGGTATGCCGTCTATTGGGCTTCAATGAAACCATTTCTCGCACCATTGCCTTTGAAGTTGGTTTGCAAAATTCCGGTTTAGCCACCGCGCTTGCAATGAAGTTTTTCACCCCTGCCGCCGCAATGCCGGGTACGCTATTCTCTCTCTGGCACAATATTTCAGGTTCGATTCTCGCAGGTTACTGGTCACGCAAACCCGTTTCAGATGATTCTCAACTCAAAGCGAAAGCAGAATCGTTGTAAATCCATTCGATTTCTAAACCGCAGAGGCTGGAAGTTCCGGCCTCTTTTTCGTTGTGCAGTTCTTGTTATGCGCTCGTGTAATGTACTTTTGCTCTGAGCTTTGATTAAAAACGATGAAATTAAAGCCCTAAAGCGCTGAGATCAAACTCAAGCTCCCCTGTGTTTGAACAGGTAAAGACCACTTTATTACTATCCGTTCCGGTTAAATCGGTATCGGTACAACCACTAAACACAAACCAATCGTATTGATACTCCAAGCTATAGCGCCCCTCGCCAACATAAACGACGTCGGTAATGGTGATGCCATTATCATTCAGTGCGCGCGGGTCGATATAATCTAAATTAGGAATCAATTGGTGCTGCCAGTCTTGTTTGCTTGTGAGTAGATAACGTTTTAGCTTCTGAGCAAACTCTGGGCCATGCTCATTTACCTCACCAGAATAATGGAGTTTCATGTTTATCTTCCTTGCCTTTGAAATGGATTAACTAACCATAACTTGAATAAAAAAATGCCGCTAGTTTTTCACTAACGGCATCCGGTATTTGATTATCGGTTATCGCTTACTTTACAGACCACTGAGACAACGAACGTTTGAAATCTTGGTAATCAAATTCATTCAGCTTTTGAATATCACCGTTTGAACGTTGGCAATAAACCGTTGGCATTTTCAGGCCGTTAAACCAGTTTAATTTCACCATGGTGTAACCTGCGCTATCTAAAATATGCAGGCGTTGACCAATTTCTAACGGCTGATCAAACTTAGTCACGCAGAACTGATCACCCGCTAGACACGAGCAAGAACCGATCACGTATTCATGTTCACCATTCTCGCTTGCTTCACCAATCGAAGCAGGCTCGTTATAGATTAGTGTATCTAAACGGTGCGCTTCGGTCGCAGAATCGACAATCGCGGTTTTCATGCCGTTTTCAACAATATCCACGACTGTCACAACAAGGTCTGTAGTTTTAGTGATGATCGCTTCGCCCGGCTCTAGATAAAGCTGCACGCCATGTTTTTCACTAAAGTGTTTTAATGCTTGAGCAAGCTTCTCAACTTCATAACCCGGCCAAGTAAAGAATACGCCGCCGCCTAGACTTACCCAGTCGAGTTTATCTAGGTACGCGCCAAATCGCTCAGAAATGCTATAAAGCAAAGAGATAAAATCATCCGCCGATTTGTTTTCGCAGTTCATGTGGAACATCACGCCGTCAAGATCATCAAAAACTTCAGCAGACAGCTGGCCTTCTTGTACACCTAAACGAGAAAATTGACGCGCTGGATCGGCTAAGTCTTGCCCTGCACGGCTCACACCGGGATTCAAACGAACACCAATCGAGGCTTTGCCTTCCACCAAATGACGGTAGGCTTTTAGCTGACTAAGCGAGTTAAAGATCATCTTATCGCAGATATCCGCTACTTCTTTTACGTCATCTTCGCTGTAACCAACGCTGTATGCGTGCGTCTCACCACCAAATGTTTCATGGCCTAGCTTCACTTCATACGGGCCACTGCTGGTGGTGCCATCTAAGTAAGGCTTAATAATGTCAAACACGCCCCAAGTTGAAAAACACTTCAGCGCTAAGACTAATTTTACGCCGCTCAATTCTTTAAGCTGCTTTGCGATTTCAAGATTGCGGATCAATTTTGATTCATCAATCATGAAATAAGGAGTTTGTAGGTTTGGCATATTATTCATAACGGTTCTCGAGCACTGCGTTTCTCGTTACTTGGACGCTTCGCTTCTCGGAAAAGATAAAGCAGCCACAACATGCAAACTGTCATGGCTGCTGTCCAGCTAGCTACTCGAAAAACGAG comes from the Vibrio gangliei genome and includes:
- a CDS encoding bile acid:sodium symporter family protein, whose product is MLRTITQLFPLWAILISFVAYFQPALFQPLKGYIVPLLVIIMMAMGLTLTAGDFANVVKQKLAITVGIILQFTIMPLVALMISFVLGFSPELTVGMVLVGSVAGGTSSNVMCYLAKGDVALSISMTAISTLLGVVLTPLLSEMLAGQAVDVPAAAMLMSLVKIVLLPVAIGIVINQFAHGFTKKLEPVLPVVSMVAIVMIIGIVIALNASQFAAIGPIIALAVVLHNGFGLLSGYWVCRLLGFNETISRTIAFEVGLQNSGLATALAMKFFTPAAAMPGTLFSLWHNISGSILAGYWSRKPVSDDSQLKAKAESL
- the nspC gene encoding carboxynorspermidine decarboxylase; translated protein: MNNMPNLQTPYFMIDESKLIRNLEIAKQLKELSGVKLVLALKCFSTWGVFDIIKPYLDGTTSSGPYEVKLGHETFGGETHAYSVGYSEDDVKEVADICDKMIFNSLSQLKAYRHLVEGKASIGVRLNPGVSRAGQDLADPARQFSRLGVQEGQLSAEVFDDLDGVMFHMNCENKSADDFISLLYSISERFGAYLDKLDWVSLGGGVFFTWPGYEVEKLAQALKHFSEKHGVQLYLEPGEAIITKTTDLVVTVVDIVENGMKTAIVDSATEAHRLDTLIYNEPASIGEASENGEHEYVIGSCSCLAGDQFCVTKFDQPLEIGQRLHILDSAGYTMVKLNWFNGLKMPTVYCQRSNGDIQKLNEFDYQDFKRSLSQWSVK
- a CDS encoding DUF481 domain-containing protein gives rise to the protein MKLTALFSSFSILLASTSAFAADETTSKDEGQFSGGAKLGFLYSNASTTSTSLNTGGWLKYEKAKWTNDFTGSSYYTKTSDSEDDGTNKYNLGYKLSYQVAEKYKVFIDNEYEHDQYETYREVYSVTAGLERALVDTEYTKVNIGGGPGYRRSERQPDDVDHPGQVSEDLTANGFLNAKTKVTDTLSVGGDAEVDYGESNTKYTLGANLKNILVGDVALVLDAQYIYNTDVASDKSNDEIYTTVSISYDF
- a CDS encoding CinA family nicotinamide mononucleotide deamidase-related protein, yielding MVKVSMLSTGEEVLHGDIVDTNASWLSERFFEQGFALHYRSTVGDQLEELKQEIVALSLKSDIVIVNGGLGPTSDDLSALAAAQAQGVELELNQSWLEIMTQYFTRVGRPMAASNEKQAMLPQGAEMINNSVGTACGFSIELNDAVVFFTPGVPFEFKRMINDEILPRMKQRFPHVERLECNKIYTFGLGESGIADLLKTVDLPDGFSLGYRSYMPFIEVKVFSRYQDAHIAAVITEICERLKDFTLGVNKTLNQVIGELLQQQQWQLSVVEQVTGGELARSLSLEPTAQSQFVQSLVDNQAPEISELSDALLLGEEYRQDTGSDIILANYKMEGSSFALVILTGERYFAQQVNFKRDYQLKAQQTLLATVMLDMLRRFANTGDMLSQVGHFERLAYSQG
- a CDS encoding glycine cleavage system protein R, with translation MTNPVLFIANISGHATPQTLQHLAHVTHEHGGSWIISKINYLDDQVAGLIKIQSPEANLEFIQTAFDEAPGLQVQFAQSQENKHAEDDVYELRFDSQERSGLIQEITHILERERAHILSIDTQRLFLAGKEGINANLFTSQFSITIPEETNIKDVIAELEAITRGTRVIDLTEILTK
- a CDS encoding 2Fe-2S iron-sulfur cluster-binding protein, whose product is MKILQINGLTQISAKPEQTILEAMEDARLEPEFMCRDGHCGACKCELASGEVEYVGFALAFTQPTEILPCICKAKSNLVLSKVRYQAAKKRA